In Phormidium yuhuli AB48, one genomic interval encodes:
- a CDS encoding MBOAT family O-acyltransferase: MTFVSILYGLFLLSTVILYWGIPNRRFRLGLILTASVIFYGSIQLQSLPFLLLMAWGTFALGQPLSETTPTQPTDQTKTLSNEAWTKLERRWQERRRWLLTAGIALNVVILVGFKYAPFLFPDLGRDGPVLAPWLDPYFVMPLGISFFSFECIAYLIDVFRGAPPSQNFFEFAAYKFYFPKLISGPITRFHQWFEQWQLQHPLKIEQVTDGLWLIASGAIKKGLLADNLAIFVNLCFENTQRAGSVDLQLAVIAYGLQLYLDFSGYVDMARGSALLLGWTLPENFNFPYISTSIADFWRRWHITLGSWLRNYLYFPLGGSRRGLLRTCMNLMVVMLLAGLWHGSATAGMNPAGFVVWGAIHGAGLVIHRLNDSLSQRWQGLTALWQSIPGVVLAWLLTQGMVFFSWIFFRLPDLQVSGWVVRHLWGHSRDSQFLDLVYLETVGWMPEQLAIAFLGIFAAMFLAHFFRHILNVQLNWHVKIALVPICWYAVLLFAPEDSLPYIYFDF, from the coding sequence ATGACTTTTGTCTCAATTCTCTATGGTTTATTCCTCCTCAGTACCGTTATCCTCTACTGGGGAATCCCAAACCGTCGCTTTCGCCTAGGACTCATCCTCACCGCAAGCGTCATTTTTTATGGGTCTATTCAACTCCAATCCTTACCCTTTCTCCTGCTCATGGCTTGGGGAACCTTTGCCCTCGGTCAACCCCTCTCAGAAACCACCCCCACCCAGCCGACTGACCAAACTAAAACCCTCAGCAACGAAGCCTGGACAAAGCTAGAACGCCGTTGGCAAGAGCGACGACGCTGGCTCTTAACCGCCGGCATTGCCCTAAATGTTGTGATTTTAGTGGGGTTTAAATATGCCCCCTTTTTATTCCCTGACCTGGGACGAGACGGTCCAGTTCTAGCCCCTTGGCTAGACCCCTATTTCGTCATGCCGTTAGGGATTAGCTTTTTTAGCTTTGAATGTATCGCTTATCTCATCGATGTCTTTCGAGGCGCACCCCCCAGTCAGAACTTCTTTGAATTTGCCGCCTATAAATTCTATTTTCCCAAACTTATCTCCGGTCCAATTACCCGCTTTCATCAGTGGTTTGAACAGTGGCAACTGCAACATCCCTTAAAAATCGAGCAAGTCACCGATGGCTTATGGCTCATTGCCAGTGGTGCCATTAAAAAGGGATTACTTGCCGACAACTTGGCAATTTTCGTTAATCTTTGCTTTGAAAACACCCAACGGGCCGGAAGCGTCGATTTACAGTTAGCTGTGATTGCCTATGGCTTGCAACTGTATCTCGATTTCAGTGGTTATGTGGATATGGCCCGGGGGAGTGCCTTATTACTGGGTTGGACCTTACCCGAAAACTTCAATTTTCCCTATATCTCCACCAGTATCGCCGACTTTTGGCGACGTTGGCATATCACCCTGGGCAGTTGGCTACGGAATTATCTCTATTTTCCCCTAGGAGGCTCTCGTCGCGGCCTGCTGAGAACCTGCATGAACCTCATGGTGGTGATGCTGCTAGCGGGCCTGTGGCATGGAAGTGCCACCGCTGGCATGAACCCCGCTGGATTCGTCGTATGGGGGGCAATTCACGGGGCCGGATTAGTCATTCATCGCCTCAACGACTCCCTCAGCCAACGCTGGCAGGGATTAACGGCCCTCTGGCAGAGTATTCCGGGGGTGGTGTTAGCCTGGCTGCTGACTCAGGGGATGGTCTTTTTCTCCTGGATTTTCTTCCGCCTCCCCGACTTACAGGTGTCGGGTTGGGTGGTGCGTCATCTCTGGGGCCACTCTCGCGACTCCCAATTCCTAGATTTAGTCTATCTCGAAACCGTTGGCTGGATGCCAGAACAGTTAGCCATCGCCTTTCTGGGAATTTTCGCCGCCATGTTCCTGGCCCATTTCTTCCGTCATATCCTCAACGTGCAACTCAACTGGCACGTGAAAATTGCCCTAGTTCCCATCTGTTGGTATGCTGTGCTTCTCTTCGCCCCAGAAGACAGCCTACCCTATATCTACTTTGACTTCTAA
- a CDS encoding COP23 domain-containing protein translates to MKPLTKWAIAALAAVQLPLLAPSAARADASIDSFQCRQTDGVNFTVALSRGGRDSDPMIVWTSDAFTRSGYPPARRCQDVTARLNTLLRANGNSLQGLHLTAGRVNRQWVVCAVNSTRLGCNADNVLFTLSSQQTPDQVMESLQARRTGTSIQQSGGRPYVNLEQLVNSLF, encoded by the coding sequence ATGAAACCACTTACTAAATGGGCGATCGCCGCTTTGGCCGCCGTCCAACTGCCCCTACTTGCCCCCAGTGCTGCCCGGGCCGACGCTTCGATCGACTCGTTCCAATGCCGTCAAACCGATGGCGTTAACTTTACTGTGGCCCTCTCTCGTGGCGGACGGGATTCTGACCCCATGATTGTTTGGACCAGTGATGCCTTTACTCGCAGCGGCTATCCTCCGGCCCGTCGCTGTCAGGATGTAACAGCTCGGTTAAATACCCTATTACGGGCGAATGGTAATAGTCTCCAAGGCCTCCATCTGACGGCGGGACGGGTGAATCGGCAATGGGTTGTCTGTGCCGTCAATAGTACCCGTTTGGGCTGTAATGCTGATAATGTTCTCTTTACCCTCAGCAGCCAACAAACCCCAGATCAGGTCATGGAGAGTTTGCAGGCTCGTAGAACTGGAACTTCCATTCAACAATCGGGAGGCAGACCTTACGTTAACCTAGAACAACTCGTCAATAGCCTATTTTAG
- a CDS encoding fatty acid desaturase, whose amino-acid sequence MTASLSQTSASSSPSLDADIRIRDILNTLPKSVFLKNRYRAWRTVVFDVGLAAVGYWAIAVAPIYLLPLLWVFQGTVLTGWFVIGHDCGHRSFAQRKWVNNTIGHLMFLPLLYPFHGWRIQHNHHHKHTNKLGVDNAWDPFTLETYQALPGVIRWLYARVRGRFWWVGSIGHWLKEHFNWTDFSGQERKQVRFSALFVILVGGLGLTLLGVTTGWWGLVKFWLMPWMVYHFWMSTFTIVHHTIPEIHFQPADTWHEATAQLCGTVHCTYPRWVEFLCHDINVHVPHHLSTAIPWYNLRSAYEIIQQEWGQYTVERTFSVALMREITERCHLYDGTEGYQGLGK is encoded by the coding sequence ATGACAGCATCGTTGAGCCAAACTTCGGCATCAAGCTCCCCCTCACTTGATGCCGACATTCGCATCAGGGATATTCTCAACACCTTACCGAAATCCGTATTCCTCAAAAATCGCTATCGAGCCTGGAGAACCGTGGTCTTCGATGTCGGCCTAGCGGCTGTGGGCTATTGGGCGATCGCCGTGGCTCCTATCTATCTCCTGCCCCTGTTATGGGTGTTTCAGGGAACGGTGTTAACCGGCTGGTTTGTCATTGGCCATGATTGTGGCCACCGCTCCTTTGCCCAGCGTAAATGGGTCAACAACACCATCGGCCATCTGATGTTTTTGCCCCTGCTGTATCCCTTCCATGGCTGGCGCATTCAGCACAATCATCATCATAAACATACCAACAAGCTCGGGGTTGACAATGCTTGGGACCCCTTCACCCTCGAAACCTATCAGGCCCTACCCGGGGTAATTCGCTGGCTCTATGCCCGAGTGCGAGGGCGCTTTTGGTGGGTTGGCTCCATCGGCCATTGGCTCAAAGAACATTTCAACTGGACGGACTTTTCTGGACAAGAACGCAAACAAGTACGATTCTCAGCCCTGTTTGTCATCTTGGTGGGAGGCTTGGGCTTAACCCTACTGGGAGTCACCACCGGTTGGTGGGGATTGGTGAAGTTCTGGCTCATGCCCTGGATGGTCTATCACTTCTGGATGAGCACCTTTACCATTGTCCATCACACGATTCCTGAAATTCACTTTCAGCCCGCAGACACCTGGCATGAGGCAACGGCCCAACTCTGTGGAACGGTCCACTGCACCTATCCCCGTTGGGTAGAGTTCCTCTGTCATGATATCAATGTGCATGTCCCCCATCACCTGTCCACGGCGATTCCTTGGTATAACCTGCGCTCAGCCTATGAAATAATTCAACAGGAATGGGGCCAGTACACCGTTGAACGTACTTTTTCTGTGGCTCTGATGCGCGAGATTACGGAACGTTGTCATCTCTATGATGGGACAGAGGGGTATCAGGGGTTAGGGAAATAG
- a CDS encoding S1 family peptidase, with protein MRKRFTRPLVTLMAIALSLPLTAAQALTEEEIDAVASMTTVVIGEGLQQGDVEARQEWRPGSGVLVAREGNSYYVLTALHVVRTQGVEYGIRTSDGKVHRVDSVRQQDAILYFGEEVGEYGESIEGYDLAMIRFESDRDYPLAVMGHGTHLNPGDRLYVSGWPDPGPEEARRTRRTLTGELTAIHPPTEDGGYSLLYTHDTEVGMSGGPVFDGQGTLVGIHGQGTANGSQFCIEPELNRHNSCGLRSFDFVQQLERKGIVLSFARPPVDPDVIAQGLENLETADTINDIYADFTNLKSLLRDGPSGGCDSMLLGDPCDGF; from the coding sequence ATGAGAAAACGATTCACCCGCCCCCTGGTGACCCTAATGGCGATCGCCCTATCCCTCCCTCTGACAGCGGCTCAAGCCCTGACAGAAGAGGAAATTGATGCGGTGGCCTCCATGACAACGGTGGTCATTGGTGAGGGCTTACAACAAGGAGATGTGGAAGCACGGCAGGAGTGGCGGCCGGGTTCCGGAGTCCTGGTGGCTCGTGAGGGAAACTCCTATTATGTTTTAACAGCCTTACATGTGGTACGGACTCAGGGCGTGGAATATGGCATCCGCACTAGCGATGGCAAGGTTCATCGGGTTGACTCGGTTCGCCAGCAGGATGCGATTCTCTACTTCGGTGAGGAAGTCGGAGAGTATGGGGAGTCCATTGAGGGGTATGATTTGGCCATGATTCGCTTTGAGAGCGATCGCGATTATCCCTTGGCGGTGATGGGTCATGGAACTCACTTAAATCCCGGCGATCGCCTCTATGTCTCTGGCTGGCCCGATCCCGGTCCTGAAGAAGCACGACGAACTCGCCGCACCTTAACGGGTGAACTCACGGCCATTCATCCCCCCACTGAGGATGGCGGCTATAGTCTCCTCTACACCCATGATACGGAAGTGGGTATGAGTGGCGGTCCTGTGTTTGATGGCCAGGGAACCTTAGTGGGGATTCATGGCCAAGGGACGGCCAATGGTTCCCAATTTTGCATTGAGCCGGAATTAAATCGTCACAATAGCTGTGGCCTACGTAGTTTCGATTTTGTACAGCAGTTAGAACGTAAAGGCATTGTCCTAAGCTTCGCTCGGCCCCCCGTTGACCCTGATGTCATTGCCCAAGGTCTGGAGAACTTAGAAACCGCTGATACGATTAACGATATTTATGCTGACTTTACGAATTTAAAGTCGTTACTGCGAGATGGCCCCTCTGGAGGCTGCGACAGTATGTTACTCGGAGACCCTTGTGATGGGTTTTGA
- a CDS encoding response regulator, with product MNSRRDQGYVYFLSEAPELLQAVEDGLLKLHGGNRVQNVHGMMRATHTLKGAAANVGLEGLKSISHSMEDAFKALYNEEIPIDTELEGLLFEGYECLRNALTAEINQTPMDEEVLLNRAADVLARLRDKLGDDFGQKEYIPTSAELGFDIAKSIFELGVQQRLEELKNYVEQNDIQKLEESLRSGAEVFIGLGESLNLPGWSQIAETVLQALGQSPKQVQTIGELALVDYQQGQRQVLGGDRDSGGAPSAGLLALAQGTVPEAETKRGGVPSSPEPVEPLLTQEEPQGETALDVELAQFRQFLGDKRYGKPVSAGVAEFFEAAIRTVAAWFAREEEIPLANFCFELMVPKLPRQRANHKKTVVKTASGIKKWVEAFLASIEQPEDSESLKRYRHWTTFSMLVMLAKFQYASDTQQPKTYEDVMLVEALRRLNRAVGDRYQESAPVSKQEKDWLQHPAIEELRRAAREQELEDDEDLLEGVWGELEDVPAAMSDDLIAAEDEDESILEDMVELDVPEPQTVSPEASQMDSLQEASEGLLTSSASDSTTSDVVEDPVQEGEFFDETPPSARSKPQDSSRSGAGEGTTRQLVSVDIKGLERLNHRLGELLVDRNRQALEEEALQQSAVRLRSQLHEHRETISQLLDWSEQTLMVSGDAARVRGQDPFAGNPLSTPNAVDGFNFDSIADLHLLLKTAFGQVTGLEDNTEDIYGRSRELAQLMEKQQQLLSVMQDDLVDVRMLPFEEVLRRFPLMLQQLSRIQGKQVTLEMEGNDLLIEQSIAQKLYEPLLHLVRNAFDHGIESPDDRLAAGKPEVGTISIRAYNQGVQTTIEVRDDGRGLNLEGIRRKAVEGKFLSEEEARQIISTKHLDVLFEPGFSTAGQVNEISGRGVGLDVVRSQLQALKGRIAVESQPGQGTVFILQIPLSITIAKLLVVQAGGSAYGLLLDSIDRIVMPPPGHLKHFENHRVLQLDTEDDNRTMVSVRQLADLLHYQSSLVEEKQEPTTNKLSISRDLSAPILLLRQGNRLMGLEVDRIIGEQELVIRPLGRAIAPPPYVYGCSILSDSRLALVIDGGEIFQSQTGPTLPQASLSPAQFSRSSPGRSAMTLNPSEGPSSTATLDEGSPLSLSPAVSESQSESILVLVIDDSINLRHTLTSTLRDAGYEVIQARDGQEAISQLQEHPEVALALCDIEMPHMNGFEFLTYCRQGGPLAQLPIVMLTSHSSQKYRQIAKELGCTGYLTKPLSQPELLSTLEELLGE from the coding sequence ATGAACAGCCGTCGTGATCAAGGATATGTCTATTTCCTGAGTGAGGCCCCGGAGTTATTGCAAGCCGTGGAGGATGGCCTGCTGAAACTTCATGGGGGCAATCGGGTTCAGAATGTCCATGGCATGATGCGGGCAACTCATACTTTAAAAGGGGCGGCGGCTAATGTGGGGTTGGAGGGGTTGAAATCGATTTCTCACTCCATGGAGGATGCTTTTAAAGCCCTTTATAATGAAGAGATTCCCATTGATACGGAGTTGGAAGGACTGCTATTTGAAGGCTATGAATGTCTGCGAAATGCCTTAACCGCAGAAATCAATCAAACTCCCATGGATGAGGAGGTTCTGTTAAATCGGGCGGCGGATGTGTTGGCTCGCTTGCGGGATAAGTTAGGGGATGATTTTGGGCAAAAAGAGTATATTCCAACATCGGCTGAGTTGGGATTTGATATTGCAAAATCAATTTTTGAATTGGGGGTTCAACAGCGTTTAGAGGAGCTAAAAAACTATGTTGAACAGAACGATATTCAAAAACTAGAGGAGAGTTTACGGTCGGGGGCTGAGGTTTTTATTGGCTTAGGCGAGTCCTTGAATTTGCCGGGTTGGAGTCAGATTGCTGAGACGGTTTTACAGGCCTTGGGCCAGAGTCCGAAACAGGTTCAAACCATTGGCGAGCTGGCGTTGGTGGATTACCAACAGGGACAACGGCAGGTTCTGGGGGGCGATCGCGATTCGGGGGGGGCTCCCTCGGCAGGGTTACTGGCCTTGGCTCAGGGAACGGTTCCTGAGGCGGAGACGAAACGGGGGGGGGTTCCCAGTTCTCCGGAACCGGTGGAGCCGTTGCTGACCCAAGAGGAGCCTCAGGGGGAGACGGCGTTAGATGTGGAATTGGCTCAGTTTCGCCAGTTTTTAGGGGATAAACGCTATGGAAAACCGGTGTCGGCTGGGGTGGCTGAGTTTTTTGAGGCGGCTATTCGGACGGTGGCGGCTTGGTTTGCCCGGGAGGAGGAGATTCCTCTGGCGAACTTCTGTTTTGAGTTAATGGTTCCCAAGTTGCCTCGCCAGAGGGCGAATCATAAGAAAACGGTGGTTAAAACGGCTTCGGGGATTAAAAAATGGGTTGAGGCTTTTTTGGCCTCGATTGAGCAGCCTGAGGATAGTGAGAGTCTGAAGCGTTATCGTCATTGGACGACGTTCTCGATGTTGGTAATGTTGGCAAAGTTTCAATATGCCAGTGATACGCAGCAGCCGAAAACCTATGAGGATGTGATGTTGGTGGAAGCCTTACGCCGCCTGAATCGGGCCGTGGGCGATCGCTATCAGGAGTCAGCCCCGGTCTCGAAGCAGGAGAAAGACTGGCTTCAACACCCGGCCATAGAGGAGTTACGCCGGGCGGCCCGAGAGCAAGAGTTGGAGGATGATGAGGATCTCCTAGAAGGGGTTTGGGGCGAGTTGGAGGATGTGCCAGCGGCGATGAGTGATGACCTCATCGCCGCTGAGGATGAGGATGAATCGATCCTAGAGGACATGGTGGAGTTGGATGTCCCGGAACCCCAGACCGTATCCCCCGAAGCGTCCCAAATGGATTCTCTCCAAGAGGCTTCAGAGGGTCTGTTAACCAGTTCCGCTTCTGACTCAACAACGTCGGATGTGGTGGAGGACCCGGTTCAGGAGGGAGAATTTTTTGATGAGACTCCCCCATCAGCCAGGTCAAAGCCTCAAGATAGTAGCCGGTCTGGGGCGGGGGAGGGGACAACTCGGCAGTTGGTGAGCGTGGATATTAAGGGGCTAGAACGTCTCAATCACCGTTTGGGGGAGTTATTGGTCGATCGCAACCGTCAGGCCCTGGAAGAAGAAGCCCTGCAACAGTCGGCGGTCCGACTGCGATCGCAACTCCATGAACACCGAGAAACCATTAGTCAACTCCTAGATTGGTCAGAACAGACCCTTATGGTCAGTGGAGATGCGGCCCGGGTCAGGGGACAAGATCCCTTTGCCGGCAATCCTCTCAGTACCCCCAATGCGGTCGATGGGTTTAACTTCGATAGTATTGCCGATTTGCATCTACTGCTGAAAACCGCCTTCGGTCAAGTCACGGGACTCGAAGATAATACCGAAGACATTTATGGTCGCAGTCGGGAACTGGCCCAGTTAATGGAAAAACAACAACAACTGCTTTCTGTGATGCAAGATGATTTAGTCGATGTTCGTATGTTGCCCTTTGAGGAAGTGTTGCGGCGGTTCCCCTTGATGTTGCAACAACTGTCCCGTATTCAGGGCAAACAGGTCACTCTGGAGATGGAGGGGAATGACCTCCTGATTGAACAGAGTATTGCCCAAAAACTCTATGAACCCCTGCTGCATCTGGTTCGTAATGCCTTTGACCATGGAATAGAGTCCCCAGATGACCGTCTCGCGGCGGGGAAACCCGAGGTGGGGACGATCTCAATTCGCGCCTACAATCAGGGGGTTCAGACCACCATTGAGGTGCGAGATGATGGACGGGGGTTGAATTTAGAGGGGATTCGTCGCAAAGCGGTAGAGGGGAAATTTCTCTCGGAAGAGGAGGCCCGACAAATCATTTCCACGAAACATCTAGATGTTCTGTTTGAACCGGGATTCTCCACGGCGGGCCAGGTGAATGAGATTTCCGGACGGGGTGTGGGGTTGGATGTGGTGCGATCGCAACTTCAGGCCCTGAAGGGGCGGATTGCAGTGGAATCTCAGCCAGGCCAGGGAACAGTCTTTATTTTGCAAATTCCCCTCTCGATTACCATCGCCAAGTTATTGGTGGTTCAGGCGGGAGGGTCGGCCTATGGTCTGTTGTTAGACTCCATCGATCGGATTGTCATGCCGCCACCGGGCCATCTCAAGCATTTTGAGAACCACCGTGTCTTGCAATTGGACACGGAAGACGACAATCGGACCATGGTTTCGGTCCGTCAGTTGGCGGATTTATTGCATTATCAATCCTCCCTCGTGGAAGAGAAACAAGAACCCACCACGAACAAACTCTCAATTTCCCGAGATTTAAGTGCCCCTATTCTCTTACTGCGTCAGGGAAACCGGCTCATGGGGTTAGAGGTGGATCGGATTATCGGCGAACAGGAGTTAGTGATTCGGCCCTTAGGACGGGCGATCGCCCCGCCGCCTTATGTGTATGGGTGTAGTATCCTCAGCGATAGCCGTCTGGCCTTAGTCATTGACGGGGGAGAAATTTTCCAAAGTCAAACGGGGCCAACGCTACCACAGGCTAGTTTATCCCCGGCTCAGTTCAGTCGCAGTTCCCCAGGGCGATCGGCCATGACCCTAAACCCCTCCGAGGGTCCCTCCTCAACGGCCACCTTGGATGAGGGGTCACCCCTATCTCTCTCCCCGGCGGTCAGTGAGTCCCAGAGTGAGTCTATCCTGGTGTTAGTGATTGACGACTCCATCAACCTCCGCCACACCCTCACCTCCACCTTACGAGATGCGGGCTATGAGGTTATCCAGGCCCGAGATGGTCAGGAAGCCATTTCCCAACTACAAGAGCATCCCGAGGTTGCCCTAGCCCTCTGTGACATTGAAATGCCCCATATGAACGGGTTTGAGTTTCTCACCTACTGTCGTCAGGGGGGTCCTTTAGCCCAACTCCCCATTGTCATGTTGACCTCCCACAGCAGCCAAAAATATCGCCAAATTGCCAAAGAACTCGGTTGTACTGGCTATCTCACGAAACCTCTCTCCCAACCGGAGTTATTGTCGACCTTGGAGGAGTTGTTGGGGGAATAA
- a CDS encoding CAP domain-containing protein: MKTTVLGVMMLLAASGLGGCHLMETSIGDLSRGGQVLTATAEEDIRTLEVAAHEQVNAYRQQQGLAPLELDERISAIARHHSQAMASGEVPFSHDGVEGRYEAMGDLISYRQVAENVAYNFGYSDPVEQAVSGWIDSPGHEQNMSGDYSITGMGVAISDEGEYYFTQLFVRPR; encoded by the coding sequence ATGAAAACCACTGTATTGGGCGTGATGATGCTGCTGGCTGCATCCGGACTGGGGGGATGTCATCTCATGGAGACCTCCATTGGCGACCTCTCCAGAGGGGGCCAGGTGCTCACAGCGACCGCCGAGGAGGATATTAGAACCCTAGAGGTGGCGGCCCACGAGCAAGTGAATGCCTATCGTCAGCAGCAGGGATTAGCCCCCCTCGAACTCGACGAACGCATCAGTGCGATCGCCCGTCATCACTCCCAGGCCATGGCCTCAGGAGAGGTTCCCTTTAGTCATGACGGAGTCGAAGGCCGCTACGAGGCCATGGGGGACTTGATTTCCTATCGCCAAGTCGCTGAAAATGTTGCCTATAACTTCGGGTATTCCGACCCCGTTGAGCAAGCTGTTTCAGGCTGGATTGATAGTCCAGGCCATGAACAAAACATGAGCGGAGACTATAGCATCACTGGCATGGGAGTTGCCATCAGCGATGAAGGGGAATACTACTTCACTCAATTGTTTGTTCGTCCTCGTTAG
- a CDS encoding iron uptake porin, which translates to MQRWLMDIWEQGGPWITSIGVSLMVFQGASPAWGKGIDPAIDSALPLKSITSVSELSDVEPTDWAYQALQSLIERYGCVTGLPGGRFEGRRSLTRYEFAAALNRCFEALVQGPSLEISQEDLATLERLQQDFQAELSTVSGRVETLSSRIADLEAQEFSPTLVMGGESIFALSAGFGGDREQSEATNPVLTHLTRLGFVSSFTGRDRLRFEFQASNFANRGFATPSGFNTDMALLSFQGNTNNRVQLSRLEYRFALSDRFVVTARPVGFSLSSVLTANSPYFDAGRGAISRFAEASPAFKLGRLDAGGGFDWLVSNNVRLQAAYGVRNANRPEEGRGVFNSDHSAFGVQLFLRPAPSLLTGISYVNAYSSNGRLDTFTGSFLADTNSFINEPARIQGVNATLQWRPAGRLTFSTWGTWLFSNAVNSDRSATTTSYLFGISYSEPFERQGDLLALLVGQPLRVVSGTGLPFGEDEDTSLHFELFYRLRVSDRISITPGVFVVTNPEHNADNPALVVGTIRTTFRF; encoded by the coding sequence ATGCAACGTTGGCTGATGGATATCTGGGAGCAAGGGGGCCCCTGGATTACCTCAATTGGAGTCAGTCTGATGGTCTTTCAGGGGGCCTCACCGGCCTGGGGCAAAGGGATTGACCCCGCGATTGACTCAGCGTTGCCTCTCAAGTCCATCACCTCGGTCTCGGAACTGTCGGATGTTGAACCAACGGACTGGGCCTATCAGGCGTTGCAATCCTTGATTGAACGCTATGGCTGTGTGACGGGGTTACCGGGGGGACGATTTGAGGGGAGGCGATCGCTGACCCGCTATGAGTTTGCGGCGGCCTTAAATCGCTGTTTCGAGGCCTTAGTGCAGGGGCCATCCCTGGAGATATCCCAGGAAGACTTAGCCACCTTAGAGCGACTACAACAGGATTTTCAGGCAGAATTAAGCACCGTATCCGGGCGAGTTGAGACTCTCTCTAGCCGTATAGCCGATTTAGAAGCCCAGGAGTTCTCCCCCACCTTGGTGATGGGAGGAGAGTCCATTTTTGCCCTGTCCGCCGGGTTTGGGGGCGATAGAGAGCAGTCTGAGGCAACGAATCCGGTGTTAACCCATTTAACACGGTTGGGCTTTGTCTCCTCCTTTACCGGGCGCGATCGCCTACGCTTTGAGTTTCAGGCCTCCAATTTCGCCAATCGTGGCTTTGCCACTCCCTCCGGCTTTAATACGGACATGGCCCTGTTGTCCTTTCAGGGAAACACCAATAACCGGGTTCAACTGAGCCGCCTCGAATACCGTTTCGCCCTCAGCGATCGCTTTGTGGTCACGGCCCGGCCCGTTGGCTTTAGTCTCAGTAGCGTTCTCACCGCCAACTCCCCCTATTTTGACGCCGGACGAGGGGCCATTTCCCGGTTTGCAGAAGCCAGTCCCGCCTTTAAACTCGGTCGCCTCGACGCCGGTGGGGGCTTTGACTGGTTGGTGAGTAATAATGTACGACTTCAAGCCGCCTATGGCGTTCGCAATGCCAACCGTCCCGAAGAAGGGCGAGGAGTATTTAATAGTGATCACTCGGCCTTCGGGGTACAACTGTTCCTAAGACCGGCCCCAAGCCTCTTAACTGGAATTTCCTACGTGAATGCCTATTCTAGTAATGGACGTTTGGATACCTTTACCGGTAGTTTTTTAGCCGATACCAACTCCTTTATCAACGAACCGGCTCGCATTCAGGGGGTCAATGCGACCCTGCAATGGCGGCCAGCAGGACGATTGACCTTCTCCACTTGGGGAACTTGGCTCTTTAGTAACGCCGTCAACTCCGATCGCTCCGCCACCACCACAAGTTACTTATTTGGGATAAGCTATTCTGAACCCTTTGAGCGACAAGGGGATTTACTGGCATTATTAGTGGGTCAGCCCTTGCGAGTGGTGAGTGGAACTGGCCTACCCTTTGGTGAGGATGAGGATACCTCCTTACATTTTGAGCTATTTTATCGATTACGGGTGAGCGATCGCATTTCCATCACCCCAGGCGTGTTCGTCGTGACCAATCCTGAACATAATGCCGATAATCCGGCGTTAGTGGTAGGAACGATTCGCACAACCTTCCGCTTTTAG
- a CDS encoding response regulator transcription factor gives MSTILVVEDSTSQREMIANLLRNQGMQVVATRSGVEALKYLKANTPDLVVLDIVMPNPNGYDVCRKMKAHPRTKDIPVIMCSCKGEEFDRYWGMKVGADAYIAKPFHPDEMINAVRQLLVL, from the coding sequence ATGAGTACGATTTTAGTCGTTGAGGACAGTACCTCCCAGCGAGAGATGATTGCTAACCTGTTACGAAATCAGGGAATGCAGGTAGTCGCAACGCGCAGTGGTGTGGAGGCCTTGAAGTATCTTAAAGCCAATACCCCTGATTTGGTGGTATTAGATATCGTCATGCCCAATCCCAACGGGTATGATGTCTGTCGCAAGATGAAGGCACATCCCCGTACCAAAGACATTCCAGTCATCATGTGTTCCTGCAAGGGAGAGGAGTTCGATCGCTACTGGGGCATGAAAGTCGGGGCCGATGCCTATATTGCTAAACCCTTCCACCCCGATGAGATGATTAATGCCGTTCGTCAACTCCTGGTTCTTTGA